In a genomic window of Pseudoxanthomonas indica:
- a CDS encoding TonB-dependent receptor family protein translates to MLSSLRATAAASRLSVAITLALICPSSLLAAEAASAPTELDRIEVRARNAGPVTAPSPQQARERLRERAGGTGLVDAERYRDGRVSNLVDALGYAPGVFVQPRFGSEESRLSIRGSAVQRTFHGRGVELLQDGSPLNLADGGFDFQAVEPLSARYIEVWRGANALEYGAATLGGAINFVSPSGYSAPPLDLRAETGSDAYRRAQIAVAGQAGATDGYLSLTGFSQDGYRDHAQQQTWRLFGNAGHRFSDTLEGRVYLTHVDTRSELPGSLTLAEARDNPRAAAPANLANDQRRDFRLDRLAGKLAWTPADGQELMLSAYYSDKSLHHPIFQVLDQQSRDVGADLRWRSDTTVHGHRNVLSAGLSLAQGDIDDDRHLNNGGHAGARSNRFRQRARNAKLYAENQYWVSRDLSLALGAQALRSDRRSQDLFISGGRDESFDVDYAGVSPKLGLRWRLDADSELFANLSRSLEPPSFGELSGGPNVTPVDEQRATTREIGFRRQTPALSLDLVYYRASVQDELLSLTDGQGNPLGTTNAAHTLHQGIEAGMDWRFAQAWSASFNYLWNDFRFDRDPVYGNNTLAGLPPQQLRAQLRWQPRTGLYLSPNIDWAPQDYYIDHANTFRAPGYVVLGLRIGGEVGKDWSWFADARNLQDRRWIASTGVIANAMGRDSRNFLPGDGRSFYVSLQWRPGMN, encoded by the coding sequence ATGTTGTCTTCCCTGCGCGCGACGGCAGCCGCCTCGCGCCTGAGCGTGGCGATCACGCTCGCCCTGATTTGTCCTTCCTCGTTGCTTGCGGCCGAAGCCGCCAGCGCACCCACCGAACTCGATCGCATCGAAGTGCGCGCCCGCAACGCCGGTCCCGTCACCGCGCCCAGCCCACAACAGGCACGCGAACGCCTGCGCGAGCGCGCCGGCGGCACCGGCCTGGTCGATGCCGAGCGCTATCGCGACGGCCGCGTCAGCAACCTGGTCGATGCCTTGGGGTATGCGCCCGGCGTGTTCGTGCAGCCGCGCTTCGGCAGCGAGGAATCGCGCCTGTCCATTCGCGGTTCCGCCGTGCAACGCACCTTCCACGGCCGCGGCGTGGAGCTGCTGCAGGATGGCAGTCCGCTCAACCTGGCCGACGGCGGCTTCGACTTCCAGGCGGTTGAGCCATTGTCGGCGCGCTACATCGAAGTGTGGCGTGGCGCCAATGCGCTGGAATACGGCGCGGCCACGTTGGGTGGCGCCATCAACTTCGTATCGCCCAGCGGATACAGCGCGCCGCCGCTTGATCTGCGCGCGGAAACCGGCAGCGACGCCTACCGGCGTGCACAGATCGCGGTGGCCGGCCAGGCCGGCGCCACCGATGGCTACCTGAGCCTGACCGGATTCTCCCAGGACGGTTATCGCGATCACGCGCAGCAACAGACCTGGCGTCTGTTCGGCAATGCCGGCCATCGCTTCAGCGACACCCTCGAAGGCCGGGTGTATCTGACCCACGTGGACACCCGCTCCGAACTGCCCGGCAGCCTGACCCTGGCCGAAGCACGCGACAACCCGCGCGCGGCCGCACCTGCCAACCTCGCCAACGATCAGCGTCGCGACTTCCGCCTGGATCGCCTTGCCGGCAAGCTGGCCTGGACGCCCGCCGACGGCCAGGAGCTGATGCTGTCGGCGTACTACTCGGACAAGTCGCTGCATCACCCGATCTTCCAGGTGCTGGATCAGCAAAGCCGCGATGTCGGTGCGGATCTGCGCTGGCGCAGTGACACCACCGTGCACGGGCATCGCAATGTGCTGAGCGCCGGGCTGAGTCTTGCCCAGGGCGACATCGATGACGATCGCCATCTCAACAACGGTGGTCATGCCGGTGCGCGCAGCAACCGGTTCCGCCAGCGTGCGCGCAACGCCAAGCTGTACGCGGAGAACCAGTACTGGGTCTCCCGCGATCTGAGCCTGGCCCTGGGTGCGCAGGCCCTGCGCTCGGATCGGCGCAGCCAGGATCTCTTCATCAGCGGCGGGCGTGACGAGAGTTTCGATGTCGACTACGCGGGCGTCAGTCCCAAGCTCGGCCTGCGCTGGCGGCTGGATGCGGACAGCGAACTGTTCGCCAATCTGAGCCGCAGCCTGGAGCCGCCGAGTTTCGGTGAACTCAGCGGTGGCCCCAACGTCACCCCGGTGGACGAACAGCGAGCGACCACGCGCGAAATCGGCTTCCGTCGGCAGACCCCGGCGCTGTCACTGGACCTGGTGTACTACCGCGCCAGCGTGCAGGACGAACTGCTGTCGTTGACCGATGGCCAGGGCAATCCGCTCGGCACCACCAATGCCGCGCACACGCTGCACCAGGGCATCGAAGCGGGCATGGACTGGCGCTTCGCCCAGGCCTGGAGCGCATCGTTCAACTATCTGTGGAACGACTTCCGCTTCGACCGCGATCCGGTCTACGGCAACAACACCCTGGCCGGCCTGCCGCCGCAACAACTGCGCGCGCAACTGCGCTGGCAGCCGCGGACCGGGCTGTACCTGTCGCCGAACATCGATTGGGCGCCCCAGGACTACTACATCGATCACGCCAATACCTTCCGCGCGCCCGGTTACGTGGTGCTGGGCCTGCGTATCGGCGGAGAAGTCGGCAAGGACTGGAGCTGGTTTGCCGACGCGCGCAACCTGCAGGACCGCCGCTGGATCGCCAGCACCGGGGTGATCGCCAACGCGATGGGCCGCGACAGCCGCAACTTCCTGCCTGGCGACGGGCGCTCTTTCTATGTCAGCCTGCAGTGGCGGCCCGGCATGAACTGA
- a CDS encoding DUF2946 family protein, with protein sequence MIRHRALHRTFAGLALAAALLMVFAPAMNRLLASASPQLLNGLTELCTVSGLKLVDLSGLEAKGASPVQTVMADCPYCVLLGPVLLSLIVLAACLFPRRVDLAPQWRDRLAPWPAPPPRGLGSRGPPLVL encoded by the coding sequence GTGATTCGACACCGCGCCCTCCACCGAACCTTTGCAGGCCTGGCCCTGGCGGCCGCCCTGCTGATGGTGTTCGCGCCGGCGATGAACCGCCTGCTCGCCAGCGCTTCGCCGCAGCTGCTCAACGGATTGACCGAGCTGTGCACGGTATCGGGACTGAAGCTGGTCGATCTGTCCGGGTTGGAAGCCAAGGGCGCCTCGCCCGTCCAGACCGTGATGGCCGACTGTCCGTACTGCGTGTTGCTGGGGCCGGTCCTGCTCAGCCTGATCGTGCTGGCCGCCTGCCTGTTTCCCCGTCGAGTGGACCTCGCGCCGCAATGGCGTGATCGACTCGCGCCCTGGCCGGCGCCGCCGCCGCGCGGTCTGGGTTCGCGCGGACCACCGCTGGTTCTCTGA
- a CDS encoding LysR substrate-binding domain-containing protein — MNIPHSLNLHLLRIFAAVVEQQSFSRAAEILFITQSAVSKAVRELEHQLDLPLIDRGPGGSRGVRGVRLTEGGQALFEHARGIFAMERIALEDVRERVGLRKGGLRIGASTTVAGYWLPAHIAAFARRHPDIAVELVVANTAQIAEAIINCEVDAAIVEGPVEDPRIDTRIWREEALVIIAPEDMGKAGSRRTTAAALSEQTWLLREPGSGTRRVAQEVLRSHGITPRQQLAIGSNEAIARAVAAGAGVALLPSVVVEDLIAMRRVRALTMDQQVLFTRPLYQLELLNRRRSPALQAFLDDLPGSGTV, encoded by the coding sequence ATGAATATTCCTCATTCCCTCAATCTGCACCTGCTCCGCATCTTTGCCGCCGTCGTGGAGCAGCAAAGCTTCTCGCGGGCCGCTGAGATTCTCTTCATCACCCAGTCCGCCGTGTCCAAGGCCGTGCGCGAGCTGGAGCATCAGCTGGACCTGCCCTTGATCGACCGCGGTCCCGGCGGCAGCCGCGGCGTGCGCGGGGTGCGCCTGACCGAAGGCGGCCAGGCGCTGTTCGAGCATGCCCGTGGCATTTTCGCGATGGAGCGGATTGCGCTGGAAGACGTGCGCGAGCGGGTCGGGCTGCGCAAGGGTGGCCTGCGCATCGGCGCCAGCACCACCGTGGCCGGCTACTGGCTGCCTGCGCACATCGCCGCTTTTGCCCGCCGCCATCCGGATATCGCGGTGGAGCTGGTGGTGGCCAATACCGCGCAGATCGCCGAGGCCATCATCAACTGCGAGGTGGATGCGGCGATCGTGGAAGGCCCGGTGGAAGACCCGCGCATCGACACCCGCATCTGGCGCGAGGAAGCGCTGGTGATCATCGCGCCGGAAGACATGGGCAAGGCCGGCAGCCGCCGCACCACCGCTGCCGCGCTGAGCGAACAGACCTGGCTGTTGCGCGAGCCGGGCTCCGGCACGCGTCGGGTGGCCCAGGAAGTACTGCGCTCGCATGGCATCACCCCCCGCCAGCAGCTGGCCATCGGCAGCAACGAAGCGATTGCGCGGGCGGTGGCGGCAGGGGCCGGCGTGGCGCTGCTGCCATCGGTGGTGGTGGAAGATCTGATCGCCATGCGCCGCGTGCGCGCGTTGACGATGGATCAACAGGTGTTGTTCACCCGCCCGCTGTACCAGTTGGAACTGCTCAACCGGCGACGTTCGCCGGCGCTGCAGGCATTCCTGGATGACTTGCCCGGCTCCGGGACAGTTTGA
- a CDS encoding serine hydrolase domain-containing protein yields MKILSLLFTAMLTFWQALTATASLPAAAPAAMAAAAATTLPAAAAAPAGLEDYLHEKMAHKRIPGMQVAVVRDGRMVFSGSYGVANLQDQIAVTPGSVFSINSATKTFTGVAILQLVQDGKLELDAPISRYLDGLPVQWQTIRVRQLLNHTSGLPDILVPPRAQGTGVLVGDGGEEQAWEKVQTLPMDFPTGSAYRYNQTNYVILGKIIDKLSGQPFSDFIRQRQFVPAGMTTATFGDSRDVTAHRAVPYRYPQGAVSGRAGALENAFDEFPAFLRTGAGINASADDIARWLIALQQGRLLSAEQRAALWSPGRFNDGRATPWANGWPVVAREEHPAVAGIGGRRSAFYVYPQDDLAVVVLTNLAGANPEDFIDEIAGFWLPELSAANGGGLPGNVKALRKALIAHDWRDGPARVAELKRADPGFDVSEDQLNRWGWRLVADEGKTREGLAVLELNTVLYPRSGNTYDTLAEAHALGGDRAAAIRNYQRSLELDPGNGHAVDELRKLGVTQQAIDTNQRQ; encoded by the coding sequence ATGAAGATTCTGTCGCTGCTGTTCACCGCCATGCTGACCTTCTGGCAGGCCCTGACCGCCACCGCGTCATTGCCTGCCGCTGCGCCTGCGGCCATGGCGGCTGCCGCCGCGACGACGCTGCCCGCAGCCGCTGCGGCGCCGGCCGGGCTGGAGGATTACCTGCACGAGAAGATGGCGCACAAGCGCATCCCGGGCATGCAGGTGGCGGTGGTGCGCGATGGCCGCATGGTGTTTTCCGGCAGCTACGGCGTGGCCAATCTGCAGGATCAGATCGCGGTGACGCCTGGCTCGGTGTTCTCGATCAATTCGGCCACCAAGACCTTCACCGGCGTGGCCATCCTGCAACTGGTACAGGACGGCAAGCTGGAACTGGACGCGCCCATCAGCCGTTACCTGGACGGCTTGCCGGTGCAATGGCAAACCATCCGCGTGCGCCAGCTGCTCAATCACACCTCCGGCCTGCCCGACATCCTGGTGCCGCCGCGCGCGCAGGGCACCGGTGTGCTGGTCGGCGACGGCGGCGAAGAACAGGCCTGGGAAAAGGTGCAGACCCTGCCGATGGATTTCCCCACCGGCAGCGCGTACCGCTACAACCAGACCAACTACGTGATCCTCGGCAAAATCATCGACAAGCTGTCAGGTCAGCCGTTCTCCGACTTCATCCGCCAGCGTCAATTCGTCCCGGCCGGGATGACCACGGCGACGTTTGGCGACTCGCGTGACGTGACCGCGCACCGCGCCGTGCCCTATCGCTATCCGCAAGGCGCGGTCAGTGGGCGTGCCGGTGCACTGGAAAACGCCTTCGATGAATTTCCTGCTTTCCTGCGCACCGGCGCCGGCATCAATGCCAGCGCCGACGACATCGCGCGCTGGTTGATCGCGTTGCAACAAGGCCGCCTGCTGTCGGCCGAACAGCGGGCCGCGTTGTGGTCGCCGGGCCGGTTCAATGACGGGCGCGCCACGCCGTGGGCCAATGGCTGGCCGGTGGTCGCACGCGAAGAGCATCCGGCCGTCGCCGGCATCGGCGGCCGTCGCTCGGCGTTCTACGTCTATCCGCAGGATGATCTGGCGGTGGTGGTGTTGACCAACCTGGCCGGCGCCAATCCAGAGGATTTCATCGATGAAATTGCCGGCTTCTGGTTGCCGGAATTGAGTGCGGCCAATGGCGGTGGCCTGCCGGGCAACGTCAAGGCCCTGCGCAAGGCGCTGATCGCGCACGACTGGCGCGATGGTCCGGCACGGGTGGCCGAACTCAAGCGTGCCGATCCCGGTTTCGACGTCAGCGAAGATCAACTCAACCGCTGGGGTTGGCGGCTGGTGGCGGACGAAGGCAAGACCCGCGAAGGCCTCGCCGTGCTGGAACTCAATACCGTGCTGTACCCGCGCAGCGGCAACACCTACGACACGCTGGCCGAAGCCCATGCGCTGGGCGGTGATCGCGCGGCAGCGATCCGCAACTATCAACGCTCATTGGAACTGGATCCCGGCAACGGACACGCCGTGGACGAACTGCGCAAGTTGGGCGTGACGCAGCAGGCCATCGACACGAACCAGCGGCAGTGA
- a CDS encoding serine hydrolase domain-containing protein, whose amino-acid sequence MGNGFNAGRRKLAGQFAAAGLLSLAPASLWAISPTRYDHPWIPDDQFLADLPEWMSAFGVPGVGIAVLEAGEVAWTHSVGMADTATGKPVEEGSRFECASLSKPVFACLVLQLVDAGRIDLEAPLFRYLRPDYLASDDPRLSRITVRDVLRHTTGLPNWREHPERTPLRTIAEPGAEIRYSGEAFFWLQLAVEAVCDESLDRLAQRLLFAPAGMQRSTYTWNADAARDSVMGVAAPGETPPVQTFREQWAILQRIADAEGKPIADWRWPDAVRLQPRAVALSDSAHFVWPGDLIANSAASLRGPVSDYVRFLDFAMRDSEHGGALRPATRDAMFSPQFPVRAGWIDKGLGWNLEMIGEGQRWCWHGGANAGRYKTFVVGDPLRRRGIAVMTNGGGATPVYQRVLRNAIGRDMLAFDI is encoded by the coding sequence ATGGGCAATGGATTCAACGCCGGCCGGCGCAAGCTGGCCGGACAGTTCGCGGCGGCCGGTCTGCTGTCGCTGGCACCGGCTTCGCTGTGGGCCATCTCGCCGACGCGTTATGACCACCCGTGGATTCCCGATGATCAGTTCCTGGCCGACCTGCCCGAGTGGATGAGCGCCTTCGGCGTGCCCGGCGTGGGCATTGCGGTGCTGGAAGCGGGCGAGGTGGCGTGGACGCATTCGGTGGGCATGGCCGACACCGCCACTGGCAAGCCGGTGGAAGAAGGCTCGCGGTTTGAATGCGCGTCACTGAGCAAACCCGTGTTCGCCTGCCTGGTGCTGCAACTGGTGGATGCCGGGCGCATCGATCTGGAGGCGCCGCTGTTCCGCTACCTGCGCCCGGATTATCTGGCCAGCGACGACCCGCGCCTGTCGCGCATCACCGTGCGTGATGTGCTGCGCCATACCACTGGCCTGCCCAACTGGCGCGAACATCCCGAGCGCACGCCGCTGCGTACCATCGCCGAGCCGGGCGCGGAAATCCGCTACTCGGGCGAGGCCTTCTTCTGGCTGCAGCTGGCGGTGGAAGCGGTCTGTGATGAAAGCCTGGATCGCTTGGCGCAGCGCCTGCTGTTCGCGCCGGCCGGCATGCAGCGCAGCACCTATACCTGGAACGCCGATGCCGCCCGTGACTCGGTGATGGGCGTGGCGGCGCCGGGTGAAACGCCGCCGGTGCAGACCTTCCGCGAGCAATGGGCGATCCTGCAGCGAATCGCCGACGCCGAAGGCAAGCCGATTGCCGACTGGCGTTGGCCGGATGCGGTGCGCCTGCAGCCGCGTGCGGTGGCCTTGAGCGACAGCGCGCACTTCGTCTGGCCGGGCGATCTGATTGCCAATTCCGCCGCCAGCCTGCGCGGACCGGTGAGCGACTACGTGCGCTTCCTCGACTTCGCCATGCGTGACAGCGAACACGGCGGCGCGCTGCGCCCGGCCACGCGCGATGCGATGTTCTCGCCGCAATTTCCGGTGCGGGCGGGCTGGATCGACAAGGGCCTGGGCTGGAATCTCGAAATGATTGGCGAAGGCCAGCGCTGGTGCTGGCATGGCGGCGCCAATGCCGGCCGCTACAAGACCTTCGTGGTCGGCGATCCGCTGCGCCGGCGCGGCATCGCGGTGATGACCAATGGCGGCGGCGCCACGCCGGTGTACCAGCGCGTGCTGCGCAACGCCATCGGGCGCGACATGCTGGCCTTCGATATCTGA
- a CDS encoding YeiH family protein, protein MSSQSLPGLSIPPHAPGRWPGLLLAVALAGIGLWLASLPSVQGWGISALTAAILLGIVAGNTVFPRIAGQAAPGVDFAKSTLLRLGIVLYGFRVTFQDIVQVGTAGLVIDAIIVASVFLLAVWLGTRVFKLDRETSMLIGAGSAICGAAAVMATEPVVKAQAHKVSVAVATVVVFGTLGMFLYPALYPHLVASLGISEHAYGVYAGSTIHEVAQVVVAGKSISEAAASVAVIEKMIRVMLLAPFLLILSARLGGTQAGEGKPKLMIPWFAVLFIAVSLFNSLHLLPASWVAAIVQLDTVILATAMAALGLRTHAGAIRQAGLKPLLLALCLFAFLILGGGAINLLVTHLLG, encoded by the coding sequence ATGTCTTCGCAATCGTTGCCCGGTCTGTCCATCCCCCCGCACGCCCCCGGCCGCTGGCCCGGCCTGCTGCTGGCCGTGGCCCTGGCCGGCATCGGCCTGTGGCTGGCCAGCCTGCCCAGCGTGCAGGGCTGGGGCATCAGCGCGCTGACCGCGGCGATCCTGCTGGGCATCGTTGCCGGCAACACCGTGTTCCCGCGCATCGCCGGCCAGGCCGCGCCGGGCGTGGATTTCGCCAAGAGCACGCTGCTGCGGCTGGGCATCGTGCTGTACGGATTCCGGGTGACCTTCCAGGACATCGTCCAGGTCGGCACCGCCGGCCTGGTGATCGACGCGATCATCGTGGCCTCGGTGTTCCTGCTGGCGGTCTGGCTGGGCACGCGGGTGTTCAAGCTGGATCGCGAAACCTCGATGCTGATCGGCGCCGGCAGCGCCATCTGCGGCGCCGCCGCGGTGATGGCCACCGAGCCGGTGGTCAAGGCGCAGGCGCACAAGGTCTCGGTGGCGGTGGCCACCGTGGTGGTGTTCGGCACGCTGGGGATGTTCCTGTATCCGGCGCTGTATCCGCACCTGGTCGCCAGCCTGGGCATCAGCGAACACGCTTACGGCGTCTATGCCGGCTCGACCATCCACGAAGTGGCGCAGGTGGTGGTGGCAGGCAAGTCGATCAGCGAAGCGGCCGCCTCGGTCGCGGTGATCGAGAAAATGATCCGGGTGATGCTGCTGGCGCCGTTCCTGCTGATCCTGTCGGCGCGGCTGGGCGGCACGCAGGCCGGCGAAGGCAAGCCCAAGCTGATGATTCCCTGGTTCGCGGTGCTGTTCATCGCGGTGAGCCTGTTCAATTCCCTGCACCTGCTGCCGGCCAGCTGGGTCGCGGCCATCGTGCAGCTGGATACCGTAATCCTGGCCACGGCCATGGCCGCGCTGGGCCTGCGCACCCACGCCGGCGCCATCCGCCAGGCCGGGCTCAAGCCGCTGCTGTTGGCGCTGTGCCTGTTCGCCTTCCTGATCCTGGGCGGCGGCGCGATCAACCTGCTCGTCACCCATCTGCTGGGTTGA
- the ada gene encoding bifunctional DNA-binding transcriptional regulator/O6-methylguanine-DNA methyltransferase Ada has translation MSPSPTAAHDLRWTALLTRDPQADAQFVYAVKTTGVYARPSSLARLPRRENVEFFDTPDAAEAAGYRPSRRAHADRSSVAAQQAALVAQACRLLEAEEPPSLTALAAQIGLSPYHFHRLFKTTTGLTPKAYADAHRARRLRSGLDSDGSITTAIVDAGFGSSSRFYETSNQRLGMRPSDYRDGGLNADIHFALGQCSLGAILVARSARGVCAILLGDDPDALLRDLQDQFPRARLIGGDDAFEQLVARVVGLVEAPAVGLELPLDVRGTAFQERVWQALRHIPAGQTASYAQIARQIGMPRAVRAVAQACAANPLAIAIPCHRVVRSDGGLSGYRWGVERKRELLKREGTA, from the coding sequence ATGTCGCCCTCGCCCACCGCCGCGCACGACCTTCGTTGGACCGCCTTGCTGACCCGGGATCCGCAGGCGGACGCGCAATTCGTCTATGCAGTGAAGACCACCGGCGTGTATGCGCGGCCGAGCAGCCTGGCGCGCCTGCCGCGACGGGAGAATGTCGAGTTCTTCGACACGCCTGACGCCGCCGAGGCGGCAGGCTATCGGCCGAGCCGTCGCGCCCATGCCGACCGCAGCAGCGTCGCCGCGCAGCAGGCCGCGCTGGTTGCCCAAGCCTGTCGCCTGCTGGAAGCCGAGGAACCGCCCAGCCTGACGGCGCTGGCGGCGCAGATCGGGCTCAGCCCGTACCACTTCCATCGCTTGTTCAAGACCACGACCGGGCTCACGCCCAAGGCCTATGCCGATGCCCATCGCGCGCGTCGCCTGCGCAGCGGGCTGGACAGCGATGGCTCGATCACCACGGCCATCGTCGATGCGGGCTTCGGTTCCAGCAGCCGCTTCTACGAAACCTCCAACCAGCGTCTGGGCATGCGCCCCAGCGACTACCGCGACGGCGGGCTCAATGCCGACATCCATTTCGCCCTGGGCCAGTGTTCGCTGGGCGCGATCCTGGTGGCGCGCAGTGCGCGTGGGGTGTGCGCGATCCTGCTGGGCGATGATCCCGATGCCCTGCTGCGCGATCTGCAGGATCAGTTTCCGCGCGCACGCCTGATCGGCGGCGACGACGCGTTTGAACAACTGGTCGCGCGCGTGGTGGGCCTGGTCGAAGCGCCGGCAGTGGGCCTGGAACTGCCACTGGATGTGCGCGGCACCGCGTTCCAGGAACGCGTCTGGCAGGCCTTGCGGCACATCCCCGCCGGCCAGACCGCGAGCTACGCGCAGATTGCCCGGCAGATCGGCATGCCGCGCGCGGTGCGCGCGGTGGCGCAGGCCTGCGCGGCCAATCCGCTGGCGATCGCCATTCCCTGTCATCGGGTCGTGCGCAGTGATGGTGGCCTGTCCGGTTATCGCTGGGGCGTGGAGCGCAAGCGCGAACTGCTCAAGCGCGAAGGCACCGCGTGA